TTGGTGACAGCGCCCGCGCCGCGCTGATGACCCGGGGCTTTGCCGAGATGACGCGCCTTGCGGTCCACCTTGGCGCCGAGCCCGAGACGCTGGCCGGGCTGTCCGGTCTTGGCGATTTGACGCTGACCTGCACCTCTGATCTGTCGCGGAACTACCGCTTCGGCCTTGCGCTGGGGCGGGGCGAGGCCTTCGATGCGGGCACCACCGTCGAGGGCGCCGCCACCGCGCAGGCCGCAGAGGCGCTTGGCCGCCGCGACGGCATCCCGCTGCCGATCTGCGGCACCGTTTCCCGCCTGACCGAAGGCACGCTGACCGTGCCCGAGGCCATGGACCAATTGCTCGCAAGACCCCTCAAGGAGGAATGACACATGCTCGTCGCCCTGTTCGCCCGTGACAAGGACGGTGCCCTGCAGACCCGCAAGGACAACCGGCAGGCCCATCTGGACTACATCGAGGCCACCGGCGTCGTGGCGCAGGCCGGACCGCTGCTGGACGAGGCCGGAGAAATGTGCGGCAGCCTCGTGATCCTCGACGTGGCCGACATGAGCGCCGCCAGGGCATGGGCCGAAAGCGACCCCTATGCGCAGGCGGGGCTTTTCGAGTCCGTCACCCTGACAGCATGGAAGAAGGTGATCGGATGAGCTTCTGGCTCTTCAAGTCGGAGCCCTCGACCTGGTCCTGGGAGGATCAGGTCGCCAAGGGGGACGCGGGCGAAGAGTGGGACGGCGTCCGCAACTACCAGGCGCGCAACTTCATGCGCGAGATGAAGGTGGGCGAGCGCGGTTTCTTCTATCACTCGCAGAAAGAGCGGGCCGTGGTCGGAACGGTCGAGGTCATCGCCGAGGCCCATCCCGACAGCAAGACCGACGATCCACGCTGGGAATGCGTGGACATCAAGGCGGTGCAGGCGGCGAAGCGGCCGGTGACGCTGGACCAGATCAAGGACGACCCGCGCCTGTCCGAGATGGTTCTGGTGAAGAACTCGCGCCTCTCGGTGCAGCCCGTCACGGAGGCGGAGTGGCGCCTGATCTGCGACCTGGCGGGGCTGGATCCCTAGATAGGCGGCTGGCGGGGCCTTTGGCCGCCAGCCCGCCGTCGCAGACCCATGACAGGGCCGCTGCGCTGGCGGCTGTCCGGGTGTTGCGCGGCCTCACGCGAAGCAGCCTGACCATGCCATGCACGGCAGAGCCCTGCATTTGGTCGCGGCGGCTTGTGCCGTGGCATCCGCCGAGGGGCTTCCCTGCGGACTATTCCTGTCAGGCCTTGTC
This region of Ponticoccus alexandrii genomic DNA includes:
- a CDS encoding YciI family protein, encoding MLVALFARDKDGALQTRKDNRQAHLDYIEATGVVAQAGPLLDEAGEMCGSLVILDVADMSAARAWAESDPYAQAGLFESVTLTAWKKVIG
- a CDS encoding EVE domain-containing protein gives rise to the protein MSFWLFKSEPSTWSWEDQVAKGDAGEEWDGVRNYQARNFMREMKVGERGFFYHSQKERAVVGTVEVIAEAHPDSKTDDPRWECVDIKAVQAAKRPVTLDQIKDDPRLSEMVLVKNSRLSVQPVTEAEWRLICDLAGLDP